A region of the Prinia subflava isolate CZ2003 ecotype Zambia chromosome 17, Cam_Psub_1.2, whole genome shotgun sequence genome:
GTAGGAAATTGGATCCAGGAGTGAGACCTCACAGCAGAAACCATTCCCTATTTCCCTCTACATCTCTACAGTCCCTCTtcaatttctctgggcaacctgtgccaaggcctcacagcctcacagggaagaatttcttcccaatatcccatctagcCCTGCcatctgtcagtgtgaagccattctcccttgtccaaagtccctaTTGACTCCCTTTTCCTGAACAAACACCCATAGCAGTGTCACCTGTGTTAGCCTGCCCCATAATCCTTATGGACAAGTTCCTTATCCCTCCTTAGACAGACCTCGATACATTCCAGTTGCTCTCCTGTAGGGCAGCTCCACCACTTCCCCTTGCTGGTGTTGCTTTCCTAAACAAGTACCATCCATAGCAGCATTCCAGCCACATGGGTGTCCACCatggctctgtgctggccatGGGATCATGGCCCTGTGACCACACACACATCTCCAACTGCTCCTGGTTATTCCcacactgtgtgtgtgctggtgtgcagggaggggatggagcaggcAGGTTTTCCAGGAGGGCTGCAAGAGGATGCACTGCAGCCACAACTCCACTTGAGGGAGTTGGCTCTTCTCTTGGGAGGCATCTCAGGAACACTTGTCACTGCTCTGCTTGCCCTGGCTCGTTCCCCAATTGGATGTCATGGTGTAGGACACCACTTCTTCCTAAagtctctcttctttttctagGTATATCCTGGTGGATTGGCTGGTGGAAGTGGCTACCATGAAGGACTTTTCTAGCCTGTGCCTTCACATGACAGTGGGATGTGTGGACCGGTACTTGAAGCTGAGACCTGTACCTCGTGCTCGGCTCCAGCTTTTGGGAATAGCCTGCATGGTCATTTGCACACGGTGAGGGTTCTGGTTGGTGAGCAGAGGTGGTCATTGTGATCACCAAAttctttcctgcagctcagacTTCTCCCCCAACCCCATCCCTTGCTTGTAATACTGGAAGGGCTCTTTGACTTCCTCCTACTTTGACTgcagtttaattttgtttacaTGCAAACACAGACTCtgtaaatgaggaaaaaaaggtagTTTCTTgcagttttttttcttctttaaacaCATTGTCATAGTTGTAGATTGCTCTAAATGCATTCCATCAGCAACTGGAGTCTTTGACACAATGCTGGAAAGAAATAACAGCATCAGTGTTCCAGTTGAGCCTGTTTACACTCAGATGAACTACATGGTGTGGTGGAAGATTATCCTTCTGTGTTAATTTCCTTAATAGGTGGCATCTTAACCTAGGAGAGGCTTCTTAGATGAAGAATTAGGATCAGAGAATCATAGACTGGAttgagttagaagggaccttaaaaatcgTGTCATTCCCCCCCCCcgccacaggcagggacacctacCAGCccaagttgctccaagccccatccagcctgaccttggacacttccagggatccaggggcagccacagcttctttgagcaacctgttccagggcctccccaccctcacagccaagaatttcttCTGTATTAGGAAGAACATTCCAAATTAGGAATGTTCTAGTAGGTGGTTCCATCTTACAGATGAAATGAAGAACTGCAATTCTTTCTTTGCTGGTCTACCTGGGAAAAGTACCTTGTGAAGTTGTTGAACTCTGGTCATTGTGGGTGCAGTTGTCTGCCCTAAGTGCATAAATCCCCTTTATGCCTGGGCTAACTCATTATTTAACATTACAGTTTCATCAGCAAAGAGATGCTGACGATTCGGGAAGCTGTGTGGCTGACAGACAACTCCTACAAATATGAAGAGTTGGTCAGAATGATGGGTGAGATCATTTCTGCCTTAGAAGGAAAGATAAGGGTGAGTTTGGAAGGTGGATGGAATATTTCCCCCCTTTGGGCTGCTGTTCAAGTCAGGCTGTAGCAGGTCTTATCTAACGAGCTGGGGGGTTATGCCAGTGTTCTCAATCAACTGTGGAGCTGTGCATGTCTCAGAGCATGCAGATACAGAACCATCTGCCTTCTGTAGAGGTAGTGTCAATGTAGTAGTTAtacaaaaaaagccccaaacaaacaaaacccagcaccTGGAAACAGTTTATGCTGGTATTGTATTTCTAACCTCTGTTCTCCTTTTTGCACTAGATACCCACCATTTTGGACTACAAAGAGGTTCTGTCAAGCATCGTCTCGCTGGAGAGAAGAACTCTTCACCTTTACAGCTTCATCTGTGAGCTGTCCCTCCTGAACACAAGCCTCAGCATGTATTCCCCAGCCcggctggctgctgctgccctgctgctggccaagatCCTGCATGGCCAAGGTAACCAATCTTACCtcaagcagagctgcagcagagtgcCAGTCTGCCTTCTCTTTCTAGGGAGATTTTGGTGGGGGGTTGGGTGTTAGTTTGTCTTCAGGCAAGATGTCCCAATCACTTGGCTGAGGGAGGTGAAGAGAAGGGTGGAGAAGAGGGCGACAGGAATAAGAATTCAGAATGAAGAGCTGAGTTCAGCCTGTTTGGCTGTATTGGGCAACCCAGATGATTAGAGAgctggaacagctctgctgtgaggaaaggcttggagaattgggattgttcagcctggagaaggaaatcttCAGGGTGACCTATTTGTGGACTTCCAGTACCTGAATGGAGCTGACAGGAAACATGGGCAGAGTCTATTTACAAGGGCCTAGAGAGACAGGACGAGGGGGAATGGCTTCTcactggcagagggcagggttagatgggatattgggaaggaatttttccctgtgagcGTGGTGAGGCACCTGGCACgggttgtccagagaagctgtggctggccCTGGTAGCGTCCAAGGCCAGGTCAGACaaggtttggagcaacctgggatagtggaaggtgtccctgcccatggcagtgggttggaatgagatgggctttgaagtcccttccaacccaaaccgttccaCAATTCTCTGATTCTATTTTACCTCTTAATAGCAGTGATGAACTAGAGCACTAGCATTAGACTATGCAAGCTTTGTGTTTAAATGAGACTGAAGATTTCTATCATTAGGTATAACATCAGTTTGGCAGATAAACCTATTCCCAAAGCCAGTTTTGAACTTGAACAAACTATGGACAGATACAAGCTTGCAAATATCACAATCCTTAtcctattaaaaagaaaaagctgactCACTACAGAgatactatactatactatactatactatgCTATACTATACGTAATTCAATACATGAATATGTACTCTCTtctccagcacatccctggaCCAGCCAGCTGTCTGAGTGCACTGGTTTCTCTCAAGAAGACCTCTTGCCCTGCGTGCTGAGCCTCCACCAGAAGTGGTAATGGTTTTGGGGCTCTTTGGGGGGCACATGAGTACTTGGCTTGCAGCTCTTGCAAATGTGCTGCACCTGTACAGTCAGCCCTTCTTCCCAATGAAGGAGGGGCCTTTGGTTAACTGCCTTGCTCCCCTGCCACAAGGCACTAAGGTCCAGTTCAGGGACAGCTGTTCTATTTCTGCCAGCTGGTATGGCCCTACGTTACAGAaaacagggacagaaagggaATTAGATGCTCACATGCTCAGAAGCCACCAGATGAAGCTGCTGAAACACCAATTCCCGTAGCACAGCACTGAGGGACAGAGGAGAATTACCTAACTTGGCAGGTTTTCTTAATATTGTTTCATAGAATCCATTCAAAGGTGGGGGTTTCATCTTTCTTTCCAGCTTCCATGATGATGTCCCAAAGGATTATAGGCAGGTGTCCCTAATGGCAGTGAAACAGCGATTTGAAGATGAGCGCTATGAAGAAATAGGCAAAGAACAGGTGGGTGAGCTAtggctgcatctgctgctggttgacagtcagagcagagctgctggcccaTGGCAGGCTGTGTGAATAGAGTGGGAGTTAAAAATTGAGTTGCAGGGACTCCTAACTGATGCTTGAGTGCCTGTGGGAAGCACTCGCTGGAATAGATTTCTCCTGGAAAATAAATAGTTTCCTTCTGGCTATTCTTACAAGAATCTCATGGTCTAATTTTTACAGGTGCtttgatattattattattattattattattattattattattatttaatattttaggcTATGAGttacagccagctctgctcattGTTGGGTGTGAAACAGGAGGACCCAGAGCCCAGTCCCTTGCACAGGAACGTAGTGGAAATTCAGACTTTCCTCAGCTCTCCCTCTGGAAAGAGAGCTAAAAGGTGGGTATGGCTCATGGCTGTCAGCAGCTATGAGGATCTACCAGagcctttcctcctctctgatACCCTGAGGTTTCATTTCTAAATATAATCAATTTTCCTGTCACCATCTTGACATACCTATtaaaagagctggaaaagactTGGCTTTTAACATGTAATTTCTGGGGTGTTTTGCTACAGAAGGAGGGAAGACAGCATTCAGGATGACAGAGGCAGCTTTGTGACTacacccacagcagagctgtcctcCCAGGAAGAAAGTCTGCTGGACAACTTCCTTGACTGGAGTTTAGATTCCTGCTCTGGTTATGAAGGTGATCAGGAAAGCGAAGGCGAGCGAGAAGGAGATGGTGAGCAGTTTATTCTTATAAAAAGCAGCCAAGAGGATTAAACCTgtcttttcatttttgcttaAAATTGTTTCTCAGGCACCAGATGCCTGAACTTTCAGCTGAAGACCAGTTGGAAAAactcctcccccttcccctgtGCTTATAATTGTTAAACTCTCAGAGGTATCTATCTGTTCTTTCTCTGCACTGCTTCAGAACATGATGAGGGGGTTTGTATTTGCTCAGCATTTCAAAGTCAGGCTGTCTGCAGTGCACCAAATGTGATGAATGAGCCACTGTCTTAGAAACACTGATGAGCTGTTGGATTTGGCTGACCCTGGGCCTGGCTGCTCATTTTCTAACACCTCATTTTCTAACACTCTTAGCACCTGTTCAAATGGTCTGAGGGAAGAAAAGATGCTGTGTGAATAGAGGGTGAACTTAGTTCTGCCCTCCAGATGTGAACAGATAGAAGGTTGACTCTTGCGTGGCTTTTTTCTGCTTGATTCTGTGCTGAGTGCCTGCTTGGTTCTGGATTGGGACAAACTTACGTGTTCTCTTTTCCCATCCTGCAGTGACCAGCCCCAGTGGGATCCTGGATGTGACAGTGCTGTACCTGGACCCTGCAGAGCACTGTGGCCAGGATTCCAGTGATGAGGACAGCCTACCCGGGGAGTGGGATGGCTCTGGGGCATCGCACAggaagggagagctgccaggggCATATCTCACCCCAAGGAATCCCAACCCAGAGGGGAGCTCGGGCTACTCTTCTGTCAACACTGCCAGTCCTACATCTTCTGTTGaaggcagccctggagctcctccCAAACctacctcagcacagccccatggCAATTCCATGGAAAGGGAGCCATGCCAGCCCCATTACCTGCACAGGAGGcaagtaaagagaaaaaacatggcAGAACACACTGAAGAAAGGCTCAACTTGGGCTTCTTAAGCCTCTGATTTCTTCATGCTTTTAACTTTTCCAGGATTTCTGGAAACCGTATTTCTGTCGCAGTCATACAGGGATAATAGTGAATAATTGTAAATACCTCCAGAATACCTTCCCTTCAGTCTTGCCTATCTTGTACATCTGGGCTATTTCCTCCtttcagagctgcctttttATGTATCCCCTGTTGTCTGATCCTCTGCTAAGGTTCTGCTCCTTCTACGAAATTCATAGCCCAGTTTTATCATCCCTCTTAATGATAGAACTGTCCCGTCCCTTGCTTCCTCTGAGGCCTGGCACTATGAGTGAAATGAAATGACATTGGTTCTCAAGTTTCTGAATGTAACACTATGCTTGAATTCTTCCACTTGAAAGACCTGTTTTGAGGTTGTGCTGCCTTTTTACTCTGTCCAGGTCTCCCTCAGCTCTCCTTTTCATATCTATGGCATTTGCTGCACTGATACAAGGTTTTTATTGAAAAACCCCAGAGGTAAATGAAGGCTCACTGCAGGTCTGAGCTGCTCTCTCACCTACCTCTCACATGGTTTAAACTCCATTTGCCTCTTCTCTTGTTGCCATGTTTTCCTCACCTGAAAAATCCTTCTGTGCCTTAACACATAGGAATTGGAATGCCAAGGTACAAGACTTCAAAAAGATGTCACTGAAGTGAACACTGGAACTGGACTCCAGGACTGTTTAGAAGTTACTGTGGCATTGGCAACAGTTCAGATACACACAGTGTAGTCAGTGTTTATTGActgtttttttataaaattgtTTTGTTAGTAGAGATGGGTCCCGGTCTTCCTTCCCCTCATTCCCAGGCCTGAGGCTTGGAGAACTGCTGAAATGAGGTCAGGGTTTGGCTCTGAGCTGAGTTCTGGTGGTTAAGTTGCAGTGGCACGGCCTGAAGGCTATTTACACAAATCTCACAAGGAGCACGGGGCTCAAATCACTCTCAAAACCCTacagcagctccagaaaggCCTTGAATCTGCCAAATAACCAACAGCAGCCTTGGGTACTTGTCCACAAAATTTATTACAAAACCATATACTGCCACATACAAAACCTCTCTCATCCAAAAGAGAAAATCCCTGATTTAGTTTCCTGGCTCACGGTGGCTCCACTGCAGTTCTCCAGCTACTGCTTCCCCTGTTCTGCCATGCAGGAGTGTCTTCACATTGACTTGGTACAGCAGCAGCTCAAACTTCAGCACTGGCTCACATTAACATGGGAAGAAAACACTTATAAAAACCTCTCTCATTCTAAAACTGGTAAAAGTGAAAATATATTTGGGAAAGGCCTCACTGCAGAAAGCTCTGAATTCTTCCTtgatctgaaaaaataaaagcagagaaggGGAAGATGAATCAGTTTAATTCCTTCCCTGGAAGAGGAAATTAGGTGAAGAGCTGGCtctgtgttcctgctgctgcatgcaGAGCCTTggctgatgcagccctgcactAAAACCAGATCTGGCTCTGTACCAAGCCTCACTCTTGGAGGTGCCTCATGGCTAAAACAGCACCTGGGCTTGAGAGCCCGGGCCTCAGGGCTGAGGTACTAAAACCAGAACTACACGCTGCTttctgagagagaaaagcaaaaagtaCAGCCCAGAGCttcacatgcaaaaaaaaaaaaaaagaaaaaaaaaattaccagatGGCCTGAGTTTGCATTTTGTTATTACCTcaacagccctgcagcccctgtaGCCTTTGCTTTATTAACCTTTGCTATATTCCTTCAGGGGCAAGTATTTCCAAAAAAATTTGAGGAAATACAGGCTAAGCGTGGCTTTGTGTAGCACTGGGCTGGTTTCAATAAAGAATGACATGTCAagaggagaagaggagcagGTTGGTCTCACCTGGAGAGAtgtcacagcccagcctgctctgtcctcacctgcctgtggcagcacagggcacacgCAGCAGGTACCAGCACTCACCTCAGGGCACCACTCGGACATCCACGGAGTCGTAAGCTGAAGCTTTCACCTTTTCCAGTGGCTTCCCAAAGAGCTGCCGCAGGGCCGCGTAGTCAGGCTTCTCCTCGTACTCCAGTGCCATCACCTGCTCCAGGTAGCTCTCCAGGGCATCTGCAAAGAAAGGGactcacactgcagcagcacagaaactcCAGCTGCCAAATGGCCATTCTAGGCTGCTtgtcctgcagccagctcacccatctccccaggcagctgcagagaggaaaaccaaaccaaggcTAATACAAAGCTCAAAGAATCACGAAATTATACAATAAAATAGAATCACcaactggtttgggttggaagggaccttgaagcccatctccttccacctcccaccaagggcagggacaccttccactagcccaggttgctgcaagcccatccaacctgaccttgcaCACTTTTCGAGcatgggacagccacagcttctctgggcaaaaaAATGGGATGGGGAAGTGACCTCTAGCCCCAGGTATTTTATCTCTAAACCATCAGCATAGCCGTCCCTTCAGCAAGGTTCATGAAAGCAGATCTTGGAAAGCAGCCCTTGTTCTGTACAGGAAACAAGGGATTTGTTCCCAGCCTGCCAGACAATTCATGCAATGCTTGGCCACCATCACCAGTGGAAGCCATTCTGGACCAGCAACCCAGCACAGATGAAGTTCTGGCTTCAGGTACAGTCAGTCCTCTGTCCCTGAGTCCCATGCCCATGAAGAGCAAGCCCATACCTGGAATGGATCTCTGCCTGAAGCACAGTTGGAGAAGGCATCTCACATCCTTTCTGTACCTGGAATAGTCAGCACAGTGTCCTGTCAGGTGAGAAGCAATGGAGCAGGCACCTGAGTACCTGGCTTTGACAACAGGGACCAAATCCCCAAAAGGCTGAATTCTGCTGGCAGTGTTCTGGACGAAGCAGAACTTGGGGTTCACCAAACACCCTGaaccctcagctctggctgcaggattTACCACATCCCAACAGTGTATTGTGACCTGGGGATTTCAGTCACAAACTCCCcttgctgctttctgctgaGCATTTCCCAGAAAAATAGGTAATTTCTCGTACCTTTCTTTCTGTTCCACCACAGCTTTTACTTTGTCCAACTCATCAGACCAAGGCAAAATGCCACAGAGCCATTTCAGAAGACAGTAGCCCAGAGATTCCAAGTCACTCCGTCGAGATGGTCCTGATAGGAAGCATGAGACATTCACATCACTCAAGAAGGGACAGAGATAAATTCAAGAGCTTCATGAGGATGTGCTCTGGGATATCAACACTCCTGGGAGCCTGCTAACTCACATAGTTCAGGAATCACCTCCCAGCCTCTAGAGGAAGATTTCCTGAACACTTTCACTTTCTTGAACACTGTGAAAAAGCAGTCACATCCCAACCAGAAGGACGGAatttggcacaggctgcccaggacagtgTGGAGTCCCCAGTCCCGGAGGGATTTAGAAGTCATGTGGCTGTGGCACTTGGAAACTTGGGTTAGTGGTGactttggcagtgctgggcttacagatggactcaatgatcttaaaggtcttttcaaCCAAAGTGATTCTGATTTAAATGCCTTTCCAACTCTCACGGCTTCAAGGTCATAGCAGAGCCTGCTGCAAATCTGTTTTGGGCAGGCATCCAGTCTGGCTGAAACAGATCCCTGCTAAGCCAGCACAAAGGACCCTGTTTTCTATTCCCCACACGCCTGCAGCAGCCAAGGCTCCAGATGGAGCAGGAACACCCTGCTGCAGTCACTGAGTGACCTGGCATGTCCCAACACAGCAGCCATCAAGACACAGGAGTGAACAGCCCAAATAGGAACCCGGTTTCTGGTGCATGTGAATgcctggaaagcagcagtgccagcaatgccagcagggagccccagctccagggagcaccaccacaggagcagctccagcatgtGTCACAAGCCCAGACCCACCTGTGCCCTTATGGCTGTCCAGGCTGATGAACTCCACTGTGCCCTCGTGAGGGGTCCTGCTGCCCTCGCGCCGAGCCACGTGCTTCCCCCCGGGGCAGTACCGGAATGCGAAGCCATAGCCAGCGAGGGT
Encoded here:
- the CCNF gene encoding cyclin-F yields the protein MKAGVVHCRCSRCFSFPSKRRIIKRPRVLTFLNLPEDVLFHILKGLPAADILSVRAVHSHLRYLVDNHSSVWAHASFQDLWPSPNHLRMFERAAESGNFEAAVKLSLAYLYNEGLSITGHGRAEVNGIKASHYFSLAEHLNVCAVPFVWLFIRPPWSFSGSCCKAVVYESLKAECQLDKAQKGSILHSLAKVLNFFEDEGKKKESLEMLEESSKQGCLISSYLLWENNRKAAMSDPGRYLQSLRKLRDYAAKGCWEAQIALAKACGNGNQLGLEAKSSREMVSQIFQASLPISKQSIFTVQKGMNEIMRYILVDWLVEVATMKDFSSLCLHMTVGCVDRYLKLRPVPRARLQLLGIACMVICTRFISKEMLTIREAVWLTDNSYKYEELVRMMGEIISALEGKIRIPTILDYKEVLSSIVSLERRTLHLYSFICELSLLNTSLSMYSPARLAAAALLLAKILHGQAHPWTSQLSECTGFSQEDLLPCVLSLHQKCFHDDVPKDYRQVSLMAVKQRFEDERYEEIGKEQAMSYSQLCSLLGVKQEDPEPSPLHRNVVEIQTFLSSPSGKRAKRRREDSIQDDRGSFVTTPTAELSSQEESLLDNFLDWSLDSCSGYEGDQESEGEREGDVTSPSGILDVTVLYLDPAEHCGQDSSDEDSLPGEWDGSGASHRKGELPGAYLTPRNPNPEGSSGYSSVNTASPTSSVEGSPGAPPKPTSAQPHGNSMEREPCQPHYLHRRQVKRKNMAEHTEERLNLGFLSL